A window of Formosa sp. Hel1_31_208 contains these coding sequences:
- a CDS encoding DUF6263 family protein gives MKSFITTFLIIGIVASNLTYAQTTLQYRLNAGDTFKVLQTAKQDIVQNMNGSKHEMTNLLEGDFTFSVEIVTDSLYHIKFKFDRFKMISTSNLLGEIFKINTKDEIPEDDIQGKIFAQLVTTDLYMEMYKTGQIKSVSGSEKLIDNMINSAGDFDDFTREMMKESVRKEFGNESLAQSFEQMTYIYTNKSLRTGDSWSNNFDGEMSATNVWTLEQITNDDVFIKGTSDVIFMTDDGAIAMNLTGKMTTDIVSSLQTGFIKRMTSTSNDSGISIMRDMKNVEVPTTIISEITYKIEKHVQ, from the coding sequence ATGAAGTCATTTATTACTACATTTTTAATTATTGGTATTGTAGCAAGCAATTTGACATATGCTCAAACCACCCTGCAATATCGTCTAAATGCCGGTGACACATTTAAAGTACTACAAACTGCCAAACAAGATATTGTCCAAAACATGAACGGGTCTAAACATGAAATGACTAATCTACTTGAAGGTGATTTTACTTTTTCTGTTGAAATCGTTACTGACAGCTTGTATCATATTAAATTTAAATTTGATCGCTTTAAAATGATTTCAACATCAAATTTATTAGGCGAGATTTTTAAGATTAATACTAAAGACGAAATTCCAGAGGATGATATACAAGGTAAAATATTTGCTCAGTTGGTGACAACAGATCTATATATGGAAATGTACAAAACAGGACAAATCAAGTCTGTTTCGGGATCTGAAAAGCTTATTGATAATATGATTAATTCGGCTGGTGACTTTGATGACTTTACTCGAGAGATGATGAAGGAATCGGTTAGAAAAGAGTTTGGCAATGAAAGCTTAGCGCAAAGTTTTGAACAAATGACTTACATTTACACGAATAAAAGTTTACGCACTGGTGACTCTTGGAGTAATAATTTTGATGGTGAAATGTCCGCTACTAATGTATGGACTTTAGAACAGATTACAAATGATGACGTTTTTATTAAAGGGACGAGTGATGTCATCTTTATGACTGATGATGGTGCCATTGCAATGAATTTAACTGGAAAAATGACGACTGATATAGTATCTTCACTTCAAACTGGTTTTATTAAAAGGATGACGTCAACATCTAATGACTCAGGAATCTCTATCATGCGAGACATGAAGAATGTAGAAGTACCAACGACAATTATTTCAGAAATAACATACAAAATAGAAAAACATGTTCAATAA
- a CDS encoding lytic transglycosylase domain-containing protein, translated as MTFIKNILAAIGLICVSGLFIFAVQAENGLTDKKEVIDPPKIINDYNIYALSVPENLNFAGEPMPLEDPDIYERMDRELLVNTYWQSNGLLMFKRAEKYFPVIESILKKNGVPEDFKYLAVIESGLTNAVSPAGARGVWQIMKTTGRENGLEINSNVDERYHLEMATEVACKYLLKAKEKLGSWTLAAAAYNAGNSGISRRLSEQGVADYYDLLLGEETGRYLFRIVALKEILNHPKKYGFNFSTDDLYQTIPTYKVEVDTVVTDFTKFAERFGINYKILKIHNPWLREPKLNNASGKTYYIKIPKEGHYSVKP; from the coding sequence ATGACGTTTATTAAAAATATTTTAGCAGCAATTGGTTTAATCTGTGTGTCTGGGCTATTTATTTTTGCTGTCCAAGCCGAAAATGGTCTAACGGATAAGAAGGAGGTGATAGATCCACCAAAGATCATCAATGATTATAATATTTATGCGCTTTCTGTTCCTGAAAATTTAAATTTTGCGGGAGAACCAATGCCGTTAGAAGATCCCGATATATATGAACGTATGGATCGTGAATTATTGGTAAATACCTACTGGCAATCTAATGGACTGTTGATGTTCAAGAGAGCTGAGAAATACTTTCCAGTGATTGAATCTATTTTAAAAAAGAATGGTGTTCCCGAAGATTTTAAATATTTAGCGGTTATCGAGAGCGGTCTTACAAACGCTGTTTCACCTGCCGGAGCGCGAGGTGTTTGGCAAATTATGAAAACAACAGGGCGTGAAAATGGATTGGAAATCAATTCTAACGTTGATGAACGCTATCATCTAGAAATGGCTACTGAAGTCGCTTGTAAATATTTATTGAAAGCGAAAGAAAAATTGGGTTCATGGACTTTGGCTGCAGCGGCATATAATGCTGGAAATTCGGGAATATCAAGACGATTAAGCGAACAAGGAGTTGCAGATTATTATGACTTATTGCTCGGTGAAGAAACAGGGCGTTATTTATTTAGAATTGTTGCTTTGAAGGAAATACTCAATCATCCTAAGAAATATGGATTCAATTTTTCAACAGACGATTTATATCAAACCATTCCAACTTATAAAGTAGAAGTTGATACTGTGGTAACAGATTTCACAAAGTTTGCAGAACGTTTCGGTATTAACTATAAGATATTGAAGATTCACAACCCTTGGTTAAGAGAACCGAAATTAAATAATGCTTCTGGAAAGACATACTATATTAAGATTCCGAAAGAAGGGCATTATTCAGTAAAACCATAG
- a CDS encoding alpha/beta hydrolase produces MQQEIIHVYLMPGLAANPSIFEHIKLPEDQFEIHWLEWIIPVKHESLESYAKRMINKITHDNVVLLGVSFGGMLVQEMSKYMELRKLIVVSSVKSKHELPKRMKVMRFTKAYKLLPTQLVSNIDVLAKYAFGETITKRIELYKKYLSVNDKQYLDWAIENVIEWNQHQPVEEAIYIHGDKDMVFPHSCKGNCIVIKGGTHIMIINKYKWFNENLPKLILQDA; encoded by the coding sequence ATGCAACAAGAAATTATACATGTGTATTTAATGCCTGGATTGGCAGCAAATCCAAGTATTTTTGAGCATATCAAATTACCAGAAGACCAATTTGAAATCCATTGGTTAGAGTGGATAATTCCTGTTAAACATGAGTCGCTAGAGTCCTATGCCAAGCGTATGATAAATAAAATAACACATGATAATGTGGTATTATTAGGAGTGTCCTTTGGAGGTATGCTGGTTCAAGAAATGAGTAAGTATATGGAGCTGCGAAAATTAATTGTTGTATCCAGTGTAAAATCTAAACATGAACTTCCAAAACGAATGAAGGTAATGAGGTTCACTAAAGCGTATAAACTATTACCAACACAATTAGTAAGTAATATTGACGTATTGGCCAAGTATGCCTTTGGAGAGACAATTACAAAGCGCATAGAATTATACAAAAAGTATTTATCTGTAAATGATAAACAATACTTAGATTGGGCTATTGAAAATGTTATTGAATGGAATCAACATCAACCGGTTGAAGAAGCTATTTATATTCATGGAGATAAGGATATGGTATTTCCACATTCCTGTAAAGGTAATTGTATCGTTATTAAGGGAGGTACGCATATTATGATCATAAATAAGTACAAATGGTTTAACGAGAATTTACCAAAACTAATACTCCAAGATGCTTGA
- a CDS encoding GNAT family N-acetyltransferase, with amino-acid sequence MIDAAELTDNDFLRQFELKVDGELAKIEYSLQDRKIFLTKLIIPDGISNDDFEEEFLTLVFENIAERNISVVPTSPEIAKFIRRHRKYKKMLPVGIRI; translated from the coding sequence ATGATTGATGCTGCTGAATTAACAGACAATGACTTTTTACGTCAATTTGAATTAAAAGTAGATGGTGAACTTGCAAAGATTGAGTATTCGCTACAAGACCGAAAAATCTTTTTAACTAAACTCATTATACCTGACGGTATTTCAAATGACGACTTTGAAGAAGAATTTTTAACACTGGTGTTTGAAAATATCGCAGAACGGAACATTAGTGTGGTTCCAACAAGTCCTGAAATTGCAAAATTTATTAGGCGACATAGAAAATATAAAAAGATGCTACCCGTTGGCATCAGAATATAA
- the mtaB gene encoding tRNA (N(6)-L-threonylcarbamoyladenosine(37)-C(2))-methylthiotransferase MtaB, protein MNKKVAFYTLGCKLNFSETSTIARNFSSEGFERVDFKDKADIYVINTCSVTENADKRFKSIVKQAQKVNPDAFVAAVGCYAQLKPQELADVEGVDLVLGATEKFKITDYLNDLSKNDMGEVHSCEIQEADFYVGSYSFGDRTRAFLKVQDGCDYKCTYCTIPLARGISRSDTLENVLQNAKEISAKNIKEIVLTGVNIGDYGKGEFGNKKHEHTFYDLVQALDSVEGIERLRISSIEPNLLKNETIEFVSKSKTFVPHFHIPLQSGSNEILKLMRRRYMKELYIDRVSQIKETMPDACIGVDVIVGFPGETDELFLETYNFLNELDISYLHVFTYSERDNTTAATMEGVVSKNVRAKRSKMLRGLSVKKRRGFYESQIGSTRTVLFENENKEGYIHGFTENYVKVKAPWDPALVNTLQKVQLSEIEDDGMVRFQFLQEILH, encoded by the coding sequence ATGAATAAAAAAGTCGCATTTTATACCTTAGGTTGTAAACTTAATTTTTCTGAAACCTCGACCATTGCCAGAAATTTTTCTTCGGAAGGCTTTGAGCGTGTAGATTTTAAAGATAAAGCAGACATCTACGTTATCAATACCTGTTCGGTTACCGAGAACGCAGATAAACGCTTTAAATCTATTGTAAAACAAGCTCAGAAAGTAAACCCTGATGCCTTTGTGGCTGCTGTGGGTTGTTATGCGCAGTTAAAACCACAAGAATTGGCTGATGTAGAAGGCGTAGATTTAGTATTAGGAGCTACAGAAAAATTTAAAATAACCGATTATCTCAATGACCTTTCAAAAAACGATATGGGAGAGGTACATAGTTGTGAAATTCAGGAAGCCGATTTTTACGTTGGGAGTTATTCATTCGGTGATCGTACACGTGCATTTTTAAAAGTTCAAGACGGTTGCGATTATAAGTGTACCTATTGTACCATACCTTTGGCAAGAGGCATATCTAGAAGTGATACCTTAGAGAATGTACTTCAAAATGCCAAGGAAATTTCGGCAAAGAATATCAAAGAAATTGTACTTACAGGCGTAAATATAGGAGACTATGGAAAAGGTGAATTTGGAAATAAGAAACACGAACATACCTTTTACGACCTAGTGCAAGCTTTGGATAGCGTTGAGGGTATTGAACGTTTGCGCATTTCTTCAATAGAACCTAACTTACTAAAGAATGAAACAATTGAGTTTGTATCAAAAAGCAAGACATTTGTGCCCCATTTTCATATTCCGTTACAAAGCGGTAGTAATGAGATTTTAAAATTGATGCGTCGCCGCTATATGAAAGAACTATACATAGACCGCGTTTCGCAGATTAAAGAAACGATGCCTGATGCTTGCATTGGTGTTGACGTTATTGTTGGCTTTCCGGGAGAAACAGATGAGTTGTTTTTGGAAACTTACAATTTTCTTAACGAACTAGATATATCATATTTACATGTTTTTACATATTCTGAGCGTGACAATACCACAGCGGCAACTATGGAAGGTGTTGTATCTAAGAATGTAAGAGCCAAACGAAGTAAAATGCTTCGAGGTTTGTCTGTTAAGAAGCGCCGTGGATTTTATGAAAGTCAGATTGGAAGTACAAGAACGGTACTTTTTGAAAATGAAAATAAGGAAGGTTATATACATGGCTTTACTGAAAACTATGTAAAAGTAAAAGCGCCTTGGGATCCTGCATTGGTCAATACACTTCAAAAAGTTCAATTATCTGAAATTGAAGATGATGGAATGGTTAGATTTCAGTTTCTACAAGAAATATTACACTAG
- a CDS encoding ABC transporter substrate-binding protein, translated as MLKCVRTKYLLLRLILSFLGSFLLISCGNDTETNKDQMVFKYNEHKNIGSLDPAFAKDNADIWAINQLFNGLVQMDENLSVKPCIAKDWTISEDALTYTFMLRTDVQFHKHALFGRDSTRQVKASDFEYSFNRLLDKKVASPGRWILNKVASFKAINDSEFQVQLTQPFPAFLGLLTMKYCSVVPKEIVEYYDSDFRAHPIGTGPFLFKRWEENLKLVFRRNSQYFERDTSGNSLPYLEAIAITFLPDKQSEFLQFAQGNIDFVSGLDASYKDEILTANGSLRDTYIEDVNMIRGPYLNTEYLAFFMDSEIPEMQSQVLRQAINYGFDRKKMMTYLRNGIGIPAHGGFIPKGLPGHDATIGFTFQPKKAKQLVQQFKTETGISNPEITITTTSNYLSFCEYIQRELQKIGITVYVDVIPAATLKDAKANGKLDLFRASWVADYPDAENYLSLYFSENFAPNGPNYTHFKSKLFDAWYKDAFMITDIKQRELLYTKMDSLVMSQTPVVPLFYDEVVRFTRKNVSGLGINPINLLDLKRVKKKRLE; from the coding sequence ATGCTAAAATGCGTACGCACTAAATATCTACTTCTAAGGCTAATTCTATCTTTTTTAGGTTCATTCCTACTCATTTCTTGTGGAAATGACACCGAAACAAATAAAGATCAGATGGTGTTTAAATATAACGAGCACAAAAATATTGGGTCATTAGATCCTGCGTTTGCAAAAGACAATGCAGATATTTGGGCTATTAATCAATTATTTAACGGTTTGGTTCAAATGGATGAGAACCTAAGTGTTAAGCCTTGCATAGCGAAAGATTGGACCATTTCAGAAGATGCACTTACCTATACATTCATGCTAAGAACTGATGTACAGTTCCATAAACATGCATTATTTGGTAGAGATTCAACACGACAAGTAAAGGCTAGTGATTTTGAGTATAGTTTTAATCGATTATTAGATAAAAAAGTAGCCTCTCCAGGGCGATGGATACTCAATAAGGTAGCCTCATTTAAAGCTATAAACGACTCTGAATTCCAAGTACAATTGACACAACCTTTTCCTGCATTTTTAGGGTTATTAACTATGAAATATTGCTCAGTTGTTCCTAAAGAAATTGTGGAATACTACGACAGTGACTTTCGAGCGCATCCAATTGGGACTGGTCCATTTCTGTTCAAGCGCTGGGAGGAGAATTTAAAGCTAGTTTTCCGAAGAAACAGCCAGTATTTTGAGCGTGATACGAGTGGAAATTCATTACCCTATTTAGAAGCTATAGCGATCACATTTTTACCTGATAAGCAAAGTGAATTTCTACAATTCGCACAAGGTAATATAGATTTCGTCTCGGGTCTAGACGCTTCCTATAAAGATGAAATCCTCACTGCAAATGGCAGCTTACGCGATACTTATATAGAGGATGTTAATATGATTCGCGGACCCTATCTTAATACAGAATATCTGGCATTTTTTATGGATTCTGAGATTCCTGAAATGCAATCACAGGTGTTAAGACAAGCCATAAATTATGGCTTTGATAGAAAAAAGATGATGACTTACTTGCGTAATGGTATCGGTATTCCTGCTCATGGTGGTTTTATCCCTAAAGGCTTACCTGGGCATGACGCCACTATCGGTTTTACTTTTCAACCAAAAAAAGCCAAACAACTTGTTCAACAATTTAAAACTGAAACAGGTATTTCTAATCCAGAAATCACCATAACTACCACAAGTAATTATTTGAGTTTTTGTGAATATATCCAAAGAGAACTTCAAAAAATTGGCATCACTGTATATGTGGATGTGATTCCTGCCGCCACCTTAAAAGACGCCAAAGCCAATGGAAAACTAGACCTTTTTAGAGCTAGTTGGGTCGCAGATTATCCAGATGCTGAAAATTACCTGTCTTTATATTTCAGTGAAAATTTTGCACCTAATGGTCCTAATTATACCCATTTCAAAAGTAAACTATTTGACGCTTGGTATAAAGACGCCTTTATGATAACAGACATCAAACAACGGGAATTATTATATACTAAAATGGATAGTTTGGTTATGTCTCAAACACCTGTTGTTCCTCTATTTTACGATGAAGTCGTGCGCTTTACAAGAAAAAATGTGTCTGGTTTAGGCATCAACCCAATCAATCTTTTAGATTTAAAACGAGTCAAAAAGAAACGTTTAGAGTAA
- a CDS encoding GlmU family protein, translating into MNYILFDGPARNNLLPFTYTRPVADIRVGILTIREKWETFLGSTCTTLTEAYLSEKYPMVELEENVMINASYLPNQELIELIKNIKENQAVFHGEDVIAFYTTDSQDEVNFESYEAIEYDNASLKIEHTWDVFAKNGEAIKADFELLTKDRTSQPISKTNNILGAEHIFIEKGASLEFVTLNANSGPIYIGKDAEIMEGSMIRGPFALCEYATVKLGAKIYGPTTIGPYSKVGGEVNNSVIFGYSNKGHDGFLGNSVIGEWCNLGADTNNSNLKNNYAEVRLWDYESEGFARTGLQFCGLMMGDHSKCGINTMFNTGTVVGVSANIFGSGFPRNFVPSFSWGGSSGFKTYLTKKAFEVAEVVMQRRNIEFTDKDKAILEQVFEHTKKWRKGDD; encoded by the coding sequence ATGAACTATATTCTTTTTGATGGTCCAGCGCGTAATAATTTGTTACCGTTTACCTATACCAGACCCGTAGCTGACATCAGAGTTGGGATTTTAACCATTAGAGAAAAATGGGAAACATTTTTAGGTTCCACCTGCACTACATTGACAGAAGCGTATTTATCTGAGAAATACCCAATGGTAGAACTTGAAGAGAATGTGATGATTAATGCGTCATATCTTCCCAATCAGGAGTTAATAGAACTTATAAAGAACATTAAAGAAAATCAGGCCGTGTTTCATGGTGAAGATGTTATTGCATTTTATACCACAGATTCACAGGACGAGGTCAATTTTGAGTCATATGAGGCTATAGAGTATGATAATGCCTCTCTTAAAATAGAGCATACTTGGGATGTTTTTGCAAAAAATGGTGAAGCAATTAAAGCCGATTTTGAGCTCCTTACAAAGGATAGAACCTCACAGCCAATTTCTAAAACTAATAATATTCTAGGAGCTGAACATATCTTTATTGAAAAAGGTGCCTCCTTAGAGTTTGTAACCTTAAATGCTAATTCTGGCCCTATTTACATCGGTAAAGATGCCGAAATCATGGAAGGAAGTATGATAAGAGGGCCATTTGCTTTATGTGAGTATGCTACTGTGAAATTAGGGGCTAAAATCTATGGGCCAACTACAATAGGACCATATAGTAAAGTAGGAGGTGAAGTGAATAATTCAGTTATTTTCGGATACTCTAACAAAGGTCATGATGGGTTTTTAGGTAATTCGGTGATAGGTGAATGGTGCAATTTGGGTGCAGATACCAATAACTCTAATTTGAAAAACAACTATGCTGAAGTGCGTCTATGGGATTATGAATCCGAGGGATTTGCCAGAACCGGATTGCAGTTTTGCGGACTTATGATGGGAGATCATAGTAAATGTGGCATAAATACTATGTTTAATACTGGTACAGTTGTAGGGGTGAGTGCCAATATCTTTGGAAGTGGATTTCCAAGAAATTTTGTCCCAAGCTTTTCTTGGGGAGGAAGTTCCGGATTTAAAACCTATTTAACCAAAAAGGCTTTTGAAGTTGCAGAAGTTGTAATGCAACGTCGAAATATTGAATTTACTGATAAAGACAAAGCAATTTTAGAACAGGTCTTTGAACATACCAAAAAATGGAGAAAAGGTGATGATTAA
- a CDS encoding type B 50S ribosomal protein L31 — protein MKKGIHPENYRLVAFKDMSNEDVFLTKSTAETSETIDVDGVEYPVIKLEISRTSHPYYTGKSKLVDTAGRIDKFKNKYAKFQKK, from the coding sequence ATGAAAAAAGGAATACATCCAGAGAATTATAGATTAGTAGCTTTCAAAGACATGTCAAATGAAGATGTGTTTTTAACTAAATCTACTGCTGAGACAAGTGAAACTATTGACGTTGATGGTGTTGAGTATCCAGTGATTAAATTGGAAATTTCTAGAACATCTCATCCATATTACACTGGTAAGTCTAAATTAGTAGATACAGCAGGTCGTATTGATAAATTCAAAAACAAATACGCTAAGTTTCAGAAAAAATAA
- a CDS encoding DUF4199 domain-containing protein: MEKSLKSISANYGLYLGLALAAITVLVYAVMIDLFTAWWLGILLIFIIIGFGLAAALKSRKAMGGFMSFKDAFTSYFITIAIGTLISTVVGIVIFNFVDPESAEYINDKIITMTAETMENWGAPQANIDEAMAKMEGQNNFSTAAQLQSYVVRLVILALLGLIVAAIVKRKDPNEA, from the coding sequence ATGGAAAAATCATTAAAATCAATCTCGGCAAACTACGGACTCTATTTAGGATTAGCGCTAGCTGCCATCACTGTTTTAGTTTATGCTGTAATGATAGACCTGTTCACCGCATGGTGGCTAGGAATTTTACTCATATTTATAATAATTGGTTTCGGGCTTGCGGCAGCGCTAAAATCCCGTAAAGCTATGGGCGGTTTCATGTCATTTAAAGACGCCTTTACCTCCTATTTCATAACGATAGCAATTGGTACTTTGATAAGTACCGTTGTTGGTATCGTGATTTTTAACTTTGTAGATCCAGAATCGGCAGAATATATTAACGATAAAATCATAACCATGACTGCAGAAACGATGGAGAACTGGGGAGCACCACAAGCGAATATCGACGAAGCTATGGCGAAAATGGAGGGTCAAAATAACTTTTCTACTGCAGCTCAATTACAATCTTATGTAGTAAGACTTGTTATTTTAGCATTACTCGGACTTATCGTAGCCGCAATTGTAAAACGAAAAGACCCCAACGAAGCTTAA
- a CDS encoding glycosyltransferase family 2 protein — protein sequence MNISVVIPLLNEQDSLTELHDWIANVMLSNRFSYEIIFIDDGSTDNSWSTIMQLSQKDTNVKGIRFLKNFGKSQALHAGFAKAEGDVIITMDADLQDNPNEIPELYNMIILEKFDLVSGWKKKRYDSVIAKNLPSKIFNWAARKTSGVKLHDFNCGLKAYNKTVVKHIDVNGEMHRYIPVLAKNAGFTKIGEKVVQHQARKYGETKFGMDRFINGFLDLITIWFLSRFGKRPMHLFGALGVFMFAIGFVFAVYLGINKLFVNPTGRLITDRPQFYIALTTMILGSQFFIAGFLGEIILRTKRDSKRYLIKQELNF from the coding sequence ATGAACATATCAGTAGTTATACCACTACTTAACGAACAAGATTCATTGACAGAATTACACGATTGGATTGCTAATGTTATGCTGTCCAATCGTTTTTCTTATGAAATCATTTTTATTGATGATGGCAGTACCGATAATTCTTGGTCTACCATTATGCAATTATCTCAAAAAGACACCAATGTTAAAGGGATACGATTTCTAAAAAACTTCGGAAAATCGCAAGCCTTACACGCTGGCTTTGCTAAAGCAGAAGGTGATGTGATTATTACCATGGATGCAGATCTTCAAGACAATCCTAACGAAATTCCTGAGCTCTATAATATGATAATTTTAGAAAAATTTGATTTGGTTTCGGGATGGAAGAAAAAGCGCTACGACTCTGTGATTGCAAAAAATTTACCCTCTAAAATATTCAATTGGGCAGCACGTAAAACCTCAGGTGTAAAACTACATGACTTCAATTGCGGACTTAAAGCTTACAACAAAACTGTTGTAAAACATATTGATGTCAACGGAGAAATGCATCGTTACATTCCCGTATTAGCCAAAAATGCAGGATTTACTAAAATTGGCGAGAAAGTCGTGCAACATCAGGCCAGAAAGTATGGAGAAACTAAATTTGGAATGGATCGTTTTATCAATGGTTTTCTAGATCTTATTACCATCTGGTTTTTATCACGCTTCGGAAAACGACCAATGCACCTTTTTGGTGCTTTAGGTGTATTCATGTTTGCCATAGGATTTGTATTTGCGGTATATTTAGGAATCAATAAACTATTCGTAAATCCAACAGGGCGTCTCATTACGGACAGACCTCAATTTTATATAGCACTAACAACCATGATACTCGGATCACAGTTCTTTATAGCAGGGTTTTTAGGCGAGATTATCTTAAGAACAAAAAGAGATTCTAAACGCTATTTAATTAAACAAGAACTTAATTTTTAA
- a CDS encoding phospho-sugar mutase has protein sequence MTQIEPQLLDRVNTWLTPTFDIETQHYIKDLMANNTTELKESFYKDLEFGTGGMRGVMGIGTNRINKYTLGKNTQGISNYLKAQFPSEDLKVAIAYDCRHNSKSLAKVVADVFSANNIHVYLFEELRPTPELSFALKHLGCHCGIVLTASHNPPEYNGYKVYWQDGGQLVPPQDVEIIDEINRLDYATIKFEANPNHIEYIGQAVDDVFIDNCIKNGSFNTPVEAKQNLNIVFTSLHGTSITAIPETLKRAGYTNVHIVEEQREPNGDFPTVKSPNPEEPEALKMATELAEKVEGDIVIGTDPDCDRLGVVVRNLENELVILNGNQTMILMTNFLLKQWENAQRINGNQFVGSTIVSTPMMSVLTNAYNVECKIGLTGFKWIAKMIQDFPNMDFIGGGEESFGFMVGDFVRDKDAVTSTLLACEIAAQAKAKGISVYKELIDLYIAHGFYKERLVSLVKKGIEGAQEIKQMMIEARENPLQTVNESKVIRIEDYQLSIAKNLTTGTQTVLDIPKSNVLIYYTEDGSKIALRPSGTEPKIKFYISVNTSLDNMAAFEATEQKLEARIDAILNDMNL, from the coding sequence ATGACACAAATTGAACCTCAACTATTAGATCGCGTAAACACTTGGCTCACCCCAACTTTCGATATAGAGACTCAACACTACATAAAAGACTTAATGGCCAACAACACCACTGAGCTTAAAGAAAGTTTTTATAAAGATCTTGAATTTGGTACAGGTGGCATGCGAGGTGTGATGGGTATTGGTACCAATCGTATCAATAAATATACACTTGGTAAAAACACGCAAGGTATCAGCAATTATCTAAAGGCTCAGTTCCCTTCAGAAGATTTAAAGGTGGCCATTGCTTATGATTGCAGACACAATAGCAAATCTCTTGCAAAAGTTGTTGCTGATGTGTTTTCAGCGAATAATATTCATGTATATCTGTTTGAAGAACTGCGTCCAACACCTGAATTATCATTCGCTTTAAAACATCTAGGATGCCACTGTGGCATCGTATTAACAGCTTCTCATAATCCGCCAGAATATAATGGCTATAAAGTATATTGGCAAGATGGTGGACAATTAGTTCCGCCGCAAGATGTAGAAATTATAGATGAGATTAATCGTTTAGATTATGCGACAATCAAGTTTGAAGCCAATCCTAATCACATCGAGTATATTGGACAAGCTGTGGATGATGTATTTATTGATAATTGTATAAAAAACGGAAGTTTCAATACACCCGTTGAGGCGAAACAAAACTTAAATATCGTATTTACCTCATTACATGGCACCTCTATCACTGCTATTCCAGAAACATTAAAACGTGCTGGCTATACCAATGTTCATATTGTTGAAGAACAGCGTGAACCTAATGGTGATTTTCCAACGGTAAAATCTCCTAATCCAGAAGAACCAGAAGCTCTAAAAATGGCAACTGAACTCGCAGAGAAAGTTGAAGGTGATATCGTCATTGGTACCGATCCAGATTGTGACCGTTTAGGTGTAGTCGTGAGAAATCTAGAAAACGAATTGGTGATTCTTAATGGAAATCAAACAATGATCTTAATGACCAATTTCCTTCTAAAACAATGGGAAAATGCTCAAAGAATCAATGGAAATCAATTTGTAGGATCTACAATCGTATCTACTCCAATGATGTCTGTATTGACAAATGCTTATAACGTAGAATGCAAGATTGGTCTTACTGGTTTTAAATGGATTGCTAAAATGATTCAAGACTTTCCAAATATGGATTTTATAGGAGGTGGCGAAGAAAGTTTCGGCTTTATGGTAGGGGATTTTGTGCGAGATAAAGATGCTGTTACTTCAACGCTTTTAGCCTGTGAGATTGCTGCACAAGCAAAAGCTAAAGGTATTAGCGTATATAAAGAACTTATTGATCTATATATTGCACATGGGTTCTACAAAGAACGTCTGGTTTCACTTGTCAAAAAAGGTATTGAAGGTGCTCAGGAAATTAAACAAATGATGATTGAAGCACGAGAGAATCCGCTGCAAACAGTTAATGAGTCTAAAGTAATTCGAATTGAAGATTACCAACTTTCAATAGCAAAAAATTTGACCACTGGAACACAAACAGTTTTAGATATTCCAAAGTCGAATGTATTAATATATTATACCGAAGATGGTAGTAAAATCGCCTTACGCCCAAGTGGTACAGAACCTAAAATTAAGTTCTATATCAGTGTCAATACTAGCTTAGACAATATGGCAGCATTTGAGGCTACGGAACAAAAATTGGAAGCTCGTATTGATGCGATCTTAAATGACATGAATTTGTAA